A window from Gemmatimonadota bacterium encodes these proteins:
- a CDS encoding 4Fe-4S binding protein has protein sequence MRCRQCGAPQQAYELVSAPVVEGELAAGSGEPKAMVRADVCVGCGTCVDACPEPGAITMHRSSRWWMTPSARATANAWRPARSAASW, from the coding sequence ATGCGGTGCCGTCAATGCGGTGCACCGCAGCAGGCCTACGAATTGGTGTCGGCACCGGTCGTCGAGGGGGAGCTTGCGGCCGGGAGCGGTGAGCCGAAGGCGATGGTCCGTGCCGATGTCTGCGTCGGCTGCGGCACCTGCGTGGACGCCTGCCCGGAGCCGGGCGCGATCACCATGCACAGAAGCTCGCGGTGGTGGATGACGCCCTCTGCAAGGGCCACGGCGAATGCGTGGCGGCCTGCCCGGTCGGCGGCATCCTGGTGA
- a CDS encoding NAD(P)-binding domain-containing protein — protein MPISRSNLPGSTSSGELGGRGLIKNAVNEGRLAVEHIAATLTPATADERDAVDVLIVGSGPAGLSAGVEAIRNGLKYVMVEQGELSESVRKYPRHKLLLAEPIQMPLYGNLWVADTSKEALLRAWESIVDSSGLQVRTGERVLKVTSEGTLFRSRRRPAAIGRAAWCSRWGAAAHRGSSAWSAKS, from the coding sequence ATGCCAATTTCGAGGAGCAACCTCCCGGGCTCTACATCGTCCGGCGAGCTCGGCGGGCGCGGGCTGATCAAGAACGCGGTGAATGAGGGGCGCCTGGCGGTCGAGCACATCGCCGCGACGCTGACCCCGGCCACCGCCGACGAGCGCGACGCGGTCGACGTGCTGATCGTCGGCAGCGGTCCGGCCGGCCTGAGCGCCGGCGTCGAGGCGATCCGCAACGGTCTCAAGTACGTGATGGTCGAGCAGGGGGAGCTCTCGGAAAGCGTGCGCAAGTATCCGCGCCACAAGCTGCTGCTGGCGGAACCGATTCAAATGCCGCTCTACGGCAACCTCTGGGTGGCGGACACCTCCAAGGAGGCGCTGCTCCGCGCGTGGGAGAGCATTGTCGACAGTAGCGGGCTCCAGGTCCGGACCGGCGAGCGCGTCCTCAAGGTCACGTCCGAGGGGACGCTCTTCAGGTCGAGACGTCGGCCGGCCGCTATCGGACGCGCCGCGTGGTGCTCGCGATGGGGCGCCGCGGCTCACCGCGGAAGCTCGGCGTGGTCGGCGAAGAGCTGA